Proteins encoded together in one Triticum dicoccoides isolate Atlit2015 ecotype Zavitan chromosome 7B, WEW_v2.0, whole genome shotgun sequence window:
- the LOC119339121 gene encoding quinone-oxidoreductase QR2-like isoform X2, whose translation MYYSTWGHVATLAEEIKKGADSVPGVEVTIWRVPETLPEDVLVKMHAAPVRQDHPVITASQLAEADGVLFGTPTRFGMMAAQMKTFFDSTGGLWKEQSLAGKPAGVFFATATQGGGQESTALTAVTQLAHHGMLFVPVGGTHGAGMLIMDEVKGGSAYGAGTFAGAGGGRVPTGAELALAEHQGKYFAGIAKKLKSV comes from the exons AT GTACTACTCGACGTGGGGACACGTCGCGACGCTGGCGGAGGAGATAAAGAAGGGCGCCGACTCCGTCCCCGGCGTCGAGGTCACCATATGGCGGGTGCCGGAGACGCTGCCGGAGGACGTGCTGGTGAAGATGCACGCCGCGCCGGTGCGTCAGGACCACCCCGTCATCACGGCGAGCCAGCTGGCCGAGGCCGACGGCGTCCTGTTCGGCACCCCGACGCGGTTCGGCATGATGGCCGCGCAGATGAAGACCTTCTTCGACTCCACCGGCGGCCTCTGGAAGGAGCAGTCTCTCGCCGGCAAGCCCGCGGGCGTTTTCTTCGCGACGGCCACCCAGGGCGGCGGCCAGGAGTCCACCGCGCTCACGGCCGTCACGCAGCTGGCGCACCACGGCATGCTGTTCGTGCCGGTTGGGGGCACGCACGGCGCCGGCATGCTGATCATGGACGAGGTCAAGGGCGGCAGCGCGTACGGGGCTGGCACCTTCGCCGGCGCCGGCGGTGGCAGGGTGCCCACTGGCGCCGAGCTCGCTCTGGCGGAGCACCAGGGGAAGTACTTCGCCGGCATCGCTAAGAAGCTCAAGTCCGTCTGA
- the LOC119339121 gene encoding quinone-oxidoreductase QR2-like isoform X1 — translation MATKIYIVYYSTWGHVATLAEEIKKGADSVPGVEVTIWRVPETLPEDVLVKMHAAPVRQDHPVITASQLAEADGVLFGTPTRFGMMAAQMKTFFDSTGGLWKEQSLAGKPAGVFFATATQGGGQESTALTAVTQLAHHGMLFVPVGGTHGAGMLIMDEVKGGSAYGAGTFAGAGGGRVPTGAELALAEHQGKYFAGIAKKLKSV, via the exons ATGGCGACCAAGATATACATCGT GTACTACTCGACGTGGGGACACGTCGCGACGCTGGCGGAGGAGATAAAGAAGGGCGCCGACTCCGTCCCCGGCGTCGAGGTCACCATATGGCGGGTGCCGGAGACGCTGCCGGAGGACGTGCTGGTGAAGATGCACGCCGCGCCGGTGCGTCAGGACCACCCCGTCATCACGGCGAGCCAGCTGGCCGAGGCCGACGGCGTCCTGTTCGGCACCCCGACGCGGTTCGGCATGATGGCCGCGCAGATGAAGACCTTCTTCGACTCCACCGGCGGCCTCTGGAAGGAGCAGTCTCTCGCCGGCAAGCCCGCGGGCGTTTTCTTCGCGACGGCCACCCAGGGCGGCGGCCAGGAGTCCACCGCGCTCACGGCCGTCACGCAGCTGGCGCACCACGGCATGCTGTTCGTGCCGGTTGGGGGCACGCACGGCGCCGGCATGCTGATCATGGACGAGGTCAAGGGCGGCAGCGCGTACGGGGCTGGCACCTTCGCCGGCGCCGGCGGTGGCAGGGTGCCCACTGGCGCCGAGCTCGCTCTGGCGGAGCACCAGGGGAAGTACTTCGCCGGCATCGCTAAGAAGCTCAAGTCCGTCTGA